The Vibrio tarriae genome includes a window with the following:
- a CDS encoding extracellular solute-binding protein has protein sequence MKKLATLLAGSACALSLLSGTAAAEDKELVFMNWGPYINSSILEQFTKETGIKVIYSTYESNETLYAKLKTHNQGYDLVVPSTYFVAKMRDEGMLQKIDKSKLSNFKNLDSNYLDKPYDPNNDYSIPHVVAITGLAVNTDMYDPNDFQSWGDLWKPELKGQLMLMDDTREVFHIALRKLGYSGNSTDDKQIDEAYAELQKLMPNVLVFNSDNPAAPYLSGEVGLGMLWNGSAAAAQKEGLPIKLVFPKEGGIGWVDNFAISSGAKNVDAAHKMIDFLLRPEIAEQISRDTGYLTGVKASNDKFQDVAPLFPSQEDLDRVEWQSAVGDKTVKYEEYFMKLKAGQ, from the coding sequence ATGAAAAAACTGGCTACTCTTTTAGCAGGTAGCGCATGTGCGCTTTCTCTGTTGTCTGGCACAGCGGCAGCGGAAGATAAGGAACTGGTGTTTATGAACTGGGGGCCGTATATCAATAGCAGCATCCTAGAACAGTTCACCAAGGAAACGGGAATCAAAGTGATTTACTCAACTTATGAGTCAAATGAAACTTTGTATGCAAAACTCAAAACGCACAATCAAGGTTATGATCTGGTAGTTCCTTCTACCTACTTCGTGGCAAAAATGCGTGATGAAGGGATGCTGCAAAAGATTGACAAATCTAAGCTGAGCAACTTCAAAAACCTAGATTCCAACTACCTAGACAAACCTTACGACCCAAACAACGACTACTCAATTCCACACGTTGTAGCGATTACCGGTCTCGCGGTTAACACCGACATGTATGATCCTAATGACTTCCAAAGCTGGGGCGACCTATGGAAGCCTGAGCTAAAAGGTCAACTGATGTTGATGGATGATACGCGTGAAGTCTTCCATATCGCTCTGCGCAAACTGGGTTACTCAGGTAACTCAACGGACGACAAGCAGATCGATGAAGCGTATGCCGAGCTACAAAAGCTGATGCCAAACGTACTGGTTTTCAACTCTGATAACCCTGCAGCTCCTTACCTTTCAGGTGAAGTAGGTCTTGGTATGCTGTGGAACGGCTCAGCAGCGGCGGCACAGAAAGAAGGTTTACCAATCAAGTTAGTCTTCCCGAAAGAAGGCGGTATTGGTTGGGTTGATAACTTCGCCATCTCTTCTGGTGCCAAAAACGTCGATGCAGCACACAAGATGATCGATTTCTTGTTACGCCCTGAAATTGCAGAGCAAATTTCACGCGACACAGGTTATCTGACTGGCGTTAAAGCCTCAAACGACAAATTCCAAGATGTCGCACCACTGTTCCCGTCTCAAGAAGATCTGGACCGTGTTGAGTGGCAATCTGCCGTTGGCGATAAGACAGTGAAGTACGAAGAGTACTTCATGAAGTTGAAAGCTGGCCAATAA